The Streptomyces europaeiscabiei genome window below encodes:
- a CDS encoding sulfate adenylyltransferase subunit 1 — MSTITAEELSATTLLRFATAGSVDDGKSTLVGRLLHDSKSVLTDQLEAVERVSASRGQEAPDLALLTDGLRAEREQGITIDVAYRYFATPRRRFILADTPGHVQYTRNMVTGASTAELTVILVDARNGVVEQTRRHAAIAALLRVPHVVLAVNKMDLVAYEEQVFARIAEEFTAYASELGVPEITSIPISALAGDNVVEPSANMDWYGGPTFLEHLESVPVAHDLAHCHARLPVQYVIRPQTAEHPDYRGYAGQIAAGTFRVGDSVTVLPSGRTTKVTGIDLLGEPVQAAYTPQSVTLLLEDDIDISRGDLLVPSKDAPATTQDIEATVCHVADQPLTVGHRVLLKHGTRTVKAIVKDIPSRLTLDDLSLHPHPGQLVANDIGRVKIRTAEALPVDSYADSRRTGSFILIDPSDGTTLTAGMVGESFASPEPVKDEAEDDGWDF, encoded by the coding sequence ATGAGCACGATCACCGCCGAGGAGCTCTCGGCCACCACCCTGCTGCGGTTCGCGACCGCCGGTTCCGTCGACGACGGCAAGTCCACCCTCGTCGGGCGGCTGCTGCACGACTCCAAGTCGGTCCTCACCGACCAGCTGGAGGCCGTGGAGCGCGTCTCGGCGAGCCGCGGCCAGGAGGCCCCCGACCTCGCGCTGCTCACCGACGGTCTGCGGGCCGAGCGGGAACAGGGCATCACCATCGACGTGGCGTACCGCTACTTCGCGACCCCGCGCCGCCGGTTCATCCTCGCCGACACCCCCGGCCATGTGCAGTACACCCGCAACATGGTGACGGGTGCCTCCACGGCCGAGCTGACGGTGATCCTGGTCGACGCCCGCAACGGCGTCGTCGAGCAGACCCGCCGGCACGCCGCGATCGCCGCGCTGCTGCGCGTCCCGCACGTGGTCCTGGCCGTCAACAAGATGGACCTCGTCGCGTACGAGGAGCAGGTCTTCGCGCGGATCGCCGAGGAGTTCACGGCGTACGCGTCCGAGCTGGGCGTCCCGGAGATCACCTCCATCCCGATCTCGGCGCTCGCCGGTGACAACGTGGTGGAGCCGTCGGCCAACATGGACTGGTACGGCGGGCCGACGTTCCTGGAGCACCTGGAGTCCGTGCCGGTCGCCCATGACCTGGCGCACTGCCACGCCCGTCTCCCCGTGCAGTACGTGATCCGTCCGCAGACCGCCGAGCACCCGGACTACCGGGGCTACGCGGGCCAGATCGCGGCCGGTACGTTCCGCGTCGGCGACTCGGTGACCGTGCTGCCGTCCGGCCGTACGACGAAGGTCACGGGCATCGACCTTCTCGGCGAGCCGGTCCAGGCGGCGTACACCCCGCAGTCGGTGACGCTCCTGCTGGAGGACGACATCGACATCTCGCGCGGCGATCTGCTCGTGCCCAGCAAGGACGCGCCCGCGACCACGCAGGACATCGAGGCGACCGTCTGCCATGTCGCCGACCAGCCGCTCACCGTGGGCCACCGGGTGCTGCTCAAGCACGGCACCCGCACCGTCAAGGCGATCGTCAAGGACATCCCGTCCCGGCTGACGCTCGACGACCTGTCCCTGCACCCGCACCCGGGACAGCTCGTCGCGAACGACATCGGCCGGGTGAAGATCCGCACGGCGGAGGCGCTCCCGGTCGACTCGTACGCCGACTCCCGCCGTACCGGCTCCTTCATCCTGATCGACCCCTCCGACGGCACGACGCTGACCGCCGGCATGGTCGGCGAGTCGTTCGCGTCCCCGGAGCCCGTCAAGGACGAGGCCGAGGACGACGGGTGGGACTTCTGA
- a CDS encoding ABC transporter permease, protein MGSTETKSDAGPGGNVKDSDDLAGLEAGLDALDTVQTGRPPLRQVLVQKVLPPITAVALVLAVWQLLVLAEIAPAYKLPSPSEVWGEVRQAWLQGTLLDSIWTSVSRGLLGFLAALAIGTPLGLLVARVRIVRAAIGPILSGLQSLPSVAWVPPAVVWLGLEPSVMYTVILLGAVPSIANGLVSGIDQVPPLFLRAGRTLGATGLKGTWHIVMPAALPGYVAGLKQGWAFSWRSLMAAEIIAKAPDIGSGLGQMLEAGRTNSSMPQVFLAIFLILIVGIAIDLLIFSPLERWVLRSRGLLVKS, encoded by the coding sequence ATGGGCAGCACTGAGACCAAGAGCGACGCCGGGCCCGGCGGGAACGTCAAGGACTCCGACGACCTCGCCGGCCTGGAGGCGGGCCTCGACGCGCTGGACACGGTGCAGACCGGGCGGCCGCCGCTGCGCCAGGTACTCGTGCAGAAGGTGCTGCCCCCGATCACCGCCGTCGCCCTGGTGCTGGCGGTCTGGCAGCTCCTCGTCCTGGCGGAGATCGCACCGGCCTACAAGTTGCCCTCGCCGTCCGAGGTGTGGGGGGAGGTCCGGCAGGCCTGGCTGCAGGGCACGCTGCTGGACTCCATCTGGACCAGCGTCTCCCGTGGTCTGCTCGGCTTCCTCGCGGCCCTGGCCATCGGTACCCCGCTGGGTCTGCTGGTGGCCCGGGTCCGGATCGTCCGCGCGGCGATCGGCCCGATCCTCTCCGGTCTGCAGTCGCTGCCGTCGGTGGCGTGGGTGCCGCCCGCGGTGGTCTGGCTGGGCCTGGAGCCGTCGGTGATGTACACGGTGATCCTGCTCGGCGCGGTCCCGTCGATCGCCAACGGTCTGGTGTCCGGCATCGACCAGGTGCCGCCGCTGTTCCTGCGGGCCGGCCGCACGCTGGGCGCGACCGGGCTGAAGGGCACCTGGCACATCGTGATGCCGGCGGCGCTGCCCGGTTATGTGGCCGGTCTGAAGCAGGGCTGGGCGTTCTCCTGGCGCTCGCTGATGGCCGCGGAGATCATCGCGAAGGCTCCCGACATCGGTTCCGGCCTCGGCCAGATGCTGGAGGCGGGCCGCACCAACAGCAGCATGCCGCAGGTGTTCCTCGCCATCTTCCTCATCCTGATCGTGGGCATCGCCATCGACCTGCTGATCTTCAGTCCGCTGGAGCGGTGGGTCCTGCGCAGCCGCGGCCTGCTGGTGAAGAGCTGA
- a CDS encoding sirohydrochlorin chelatase translates to MSRKPVLLVIAHGSRDPRHAATVHALVRRVRAMRPGLRVETGFLDFDFPSVQGVLASLAAEGVQDVVALPLLLTRAFHAKADIPAVLREAPPCLRIRQAEVLGPSPLLRSALERRLYEAGLSPADKSSTGVVLASAGSSDPEAIAVIADIAREWWHTGWCAVRPAFASASLPRTEDAVRELRALGCDRVAVAPYVIAPGRLPDRIAAGAAEAGADVLAEVLGPSPELAALLLRRYTAALRPRQLTAA, encoded by the coding sequence ATGTCCAGGAAGCCGGTCCTCCTCGTCATCGCCCACGGCAGCCGCGATCCGCGGCACGCCGCCACCGTCCACGCCCTGGTGCGCCGGGTGCGGGCGATGCGACCCGGGCTGCGCGTGGAGACCGGCTTCCTCGACTTCGACTTCCCCTCGGTCCAGGGGGTGCTGGCGTCGCTGGCGGCGGAGGGCGTACAGGACGTGGTGGCCCTGCCCCTGCTCCTGACCCGCGCCTTCCACGCCAAGGCGGACATCCCGGCGGTCCTGCGGGAGGCACCACCGTGCCTGCGCATCCGCCAGGCGGAGGTGCTGGGCCCCTCGCCGCTGCTGCGGTCGGCCCTCGAACGCCGGCTGTACGAGGCGGGGTTGAGCCCCGCCGACAAGTCCTCGACCGGGGTCGTCCTGGCCTCGGCGGGGTCCTCCGACCCGGAGGCGATCGCGGTGATCGCCGACATCGCGCGGGAGTGGTGGCACACCGGTTGGTGCGCCGTGCGACCCGCGTTCGCCTCCGCATCCCTTCCCCGCACCGAGGACGCCGTACGGGAACTGCGGGCACTCGGCTGCGACCGGGTGGCCGTGGCACCGTACGTCATCGCGCCCGGCAGGCTGCCGGACCGTATCGCCGCAGGCGCGGCCGAGGCGGGCGCGGACGTCCTGGCCGAGGTGCTCGGCCCCTCCCCCGAGCTGGCCGCGCTGTTGTTGCGCCGCTACACCGCCGCCCTGCGACCGAGGCAGCTCACCGCGGCCTGA
- a CDS encoding ABC transporter ATP-binding protein has translation MATTFAKAADGVQAAEHAARIEHVSKSFAGPAGQQLVLDDITLDVAPGEFVTLLGASGCGKSTLLNLVAGLDDPTAGSITTDGRPALMFQEHALFPWLTAGKNIELALKLRGVPKNDRRERTEELLGLVRLQGAYGKRVHELSGGMRQRVALARALAQESKLLLMDEPFAALDAITRDVLHDELTRIWRETQVSVLFVTHNVREAVRLAERVVLLSSRPGRVAREWTVGIPQPRRIEDTAVAELSVEITEELRREIRRHGQH, from the coding sequence ATGGCCACCACATTCGCCAAGGCCGCCGACGGCGTCCAGGCCGCCGAGCACGCCGCCCGTATCGAGCACGTATCGAAGTCCTTCGCCGGGCCCGCCGGGCAGCAGCTCGTCCTGGACGACATCACGCTCGATGTCGCTCCCGGCGAGTTCGTCACCCTCCTGGGGGCCTCGGGCTGCGGAAAGTCGACGCTGCTCAACCTGGTCGCGGGTCTCGACGACCCGACCGCGGGCAGCATCACGACCGACGGGCGTCCGGCTCTGATGTTCCAGGAGCACGCCCTGTTCCCGTGGCTGACCGCGGGCAAGAACATCGAACTCGCCCTGAAACTCAGGGGGGTTCCGAAGAACGACCGGCGCGAGCGGACCGAGGAACTGCTCGGTCTGGTCCGGCTCCAGGGCGCGTACGGCAAGCGGGTGCACGAGCTGTCCGGCGGTATGCGCCAGCGCGTCGCCCTGGCCCGCGCCCTGGCGCAGGAGAGCAAGCTGCTGCTGATGGACGAGCCGTTCGCCGCGCTCGACGCCATCACCCGGGACGTGCTCCACGACGAGCTGACCCGGATCTGGCGCGAGACGCAGGTCTCGGTGCTGTTCGTGACGCACAACGTGCGCGAGGCGGTACGGCTCGCCGAGCGGGTCGTCCTGCTGTCCTCGCGCCCCGGCCGGGTGGCCCGCGAGTGGACCGTGGGAATTCCGCAGCCGCGCCGCATCGAGGACACCGCCGTGGCGGAGCTGTCCGTCGAGATCACCGAAGAACTGCGTAGGGAGATCCGCCGCCATGGGCAGCACTGA
- a CDS encoding TIGR03086 family metal-binding protein yields MKNHASSTHPHHPYMVECAAEAARVARSVTAEQLALPTHCGDWDVRALVNHWVLYTSHGLEHRALRKPLPEELTKRDFTTDPDWADAYAAQLDRAVAAWADPALWEGDIDLGMGPLPAVDLAGMIIKEMAVHGWDVATATGRSFRIPDAAAHFVLTVVETHGELYRRYDGFADPVPVPEGAPVFHRALASSGRDPKAGA; encoded by the coding sequence ATGAAGAACCACGCCAGCAGCACACACCCGCACCACCCGTACATGGTCGAATGCGCCGCCGAGGCGGCCCGGGTCGCCCGAAGCGTCACGGCGGAACAGCTCGCCCTGCCCACCCACTGCGGCGACTGGGACGTCCGCGCCCTGGTCAACCACTGGGTCCTCTACACCTCGCACGGCCTGGAACACCGCGCTCTGCGCAAGCCCCTCCCCGAGGAGCTGACGAAGCGCGACTTCACCACCGATCCCGACTGGGCCGACGCCTACGCCGCCCAGCTGGACCGCGCGGTCGCGGCCTGGGCCGATCCGGCGCTGTGGGAGGGCGACATCGACCTCGGCATGGGCCCGCTGCCCGCCGTCGACCTCGCCGGCATGATCATCAAGGAGATGGCCGTCCACGGCTGGGACGTCGCGACCGCCACCGGCCGGTCCTTCCGGATCCCGGACGCCGCCGCCCACTTCGTCCTCACCGTCGTGGAAACCCACGGCGAGCTCTACCGCCGGTACGACGGCTTCGCGGACCCGGTCCCGGTACCCGAAGGCGCCCCGGTGTTCCACAGGGCGCTGGCGTCGAGTGGCAGGGACCCCAAGGCGGGTGCCTGA
- a CDS encoding phosphoadenylyl-sulfate reductase: protein MTTVQADSDTSASLPDATEQDAADPEAAKRAELKALAEQAGRELEDASALEILQWAVDTFGKRFCVTSSMEDAVVAHLASRARPGVDVVFLDTGYHFPETIGTRDAVEAVMDVNVITITPRQTVAEQDAEYGPKLHDRDPDLCCFLRKVKPLEEGLTRFDAWATGLRRDESESRANTPVVGWDDKRGKVKVSPIARWTQDDVDAYVTEHGVLTNPLLMDGYTSVGCAPCTRRVAPGEDARAGRWAGNTKTECGLHL, encoded by the coding sequence ATGACTACCGTTCAGGCGGATTCCGATACGTCCGCGTCCTTGCCGGACGCGACCGAGCAGGACGCGGCGGACCCGGAAGCGGCGAAGCGCGCCGAGCTCAAGGCGCTCGCCGAGCAGGCCGGCCGTGAGCTGGAGGACGCCTCGGCCCTGGAGATCCTCCAGTGGGCCGTGGACACGTTCGGCAAGCGCTTCTGCGTGACGTCCTCCATGGAGGACGCGGTGGTCGCGCACCTCGCCTCCCGGGCCAGGCCCGGCGTGGACGTCGTGTTCCTCGACACCGGCTACCACTTCCCGGAGACCATCGGCACCCGGGACGCCGTCGAGGCCGTGATGGACGTCAACGTCATCACGATCACCCCCCGTCAGACGGTCGCCGAGCAGGACGCCGAATACGGGCCGAAGCTGCACGACCGCGACCCCGACCTGTGCTGCTTCCTGCGCAAGGTCAAGCCGCTCGAAGAGGGCCTGACCCGGTTCGACGCGTGGGCGACGGGCCTGCGCCGCGACGAGTCCGAGAGCCGGGCGAACACCCCGGTCGTCGGCTGGGACGACAAGCGCGGCAAGGTCAAGGTCTCCCCGATAGCGCGCTGGACGCAGGACGACGTGGACGCCTACGTCACCGAGCACGGCGTGCTCACCAACCCCCTGCTCATGGACGGCTACACCTCCGTGGGCTGCGCCCCCTGCACCCGCCGGGTCGCCCCGGGCGAGGACGCGCGGGCCGGCCGCTGGGCGGGCAACACCAAGACCGAGTGCGGGCTGCACCTGTGA
- a CDS encoding nitrite/sulfite reductase, with protein sequence MAATPQNPATPRRKVSRHRGEGQWAAGHFTPLNGNEQFKKDDDGLNVRTRIETIYSKRGFDSIDPNDLRGRMRWWGLYTQRKPGIDGGKTAILEPEELDDKYFMLRVRIDGGRLTTQQLRVIGEISQEFARGTADITDRQNVQYHWIRVEDVPEIWERLEAVGLSTTEACGDTPRVIIGSPVAGIAADEIIDGTPAMEEIQRRIIGNKDFSNLPRKFKSAISGSPLLDVAHEINDIAFVGVRHPEHGPGFDLWVGGGLSTNPKIGQRLGAWVPLDEVADVYEGVISIFRDYGYRRLRTRARLKFLLADWGTEKFRQVLQDEYLKRELVDGPAPDQPVARWRDHVGVHPQNDGRYYVGFAPRVGRVDGTTLTKIADLAEAHGSGRVATTVEQKMIVLDVTQEQVDSLVAGLEALDLTVNPSPFRRGTMACTGIEYCKLAIVETKARGSLLIDELERRIPEFDEPITININGCPNACARIQVADIGLKGQLVLNDAGEQVEGYQVHLGGALGLEAGFGRKVRGLKVTSDELPDYVERVLKRFQDEREDGERFAAWVTRASEEALS encoded by the coding sequence ATGGCCGCCACCCCTCAGAACCCCGCCACGCCCCGCCGCAAGGTGAGCCGTCACCGTGGTGAGGGCCAGTGGGCCGCGGGACACTTCACCCCGCTGAACGGCAACGAGCAGTTCAAGAAGGACGACGACGGTCTCAATGTGCGGACACGCATTGAGACGATCTACTCGAAGCGCGGCTTCGACTCGATCGACCCCAACGACCTGCGCGGCCGGATGCGCTGGTGGGGGCTGTACACCCAGCGCAAGCCCGGGATCGACGGCGGCAAGACCGCGATCCTGGAGCCGGAGGAGCTGGACGACAAGTACTTCATGCTGCGGGTGCGGATCGACGGCGGACGCCTCACCACCCAGCAGTTGCGGGTGATCGGCGAGATCTCGCAGGAGTTCGCGCGCGGCACCGCCGACATCACCGACCGGCAGAACGTCCAGTACCACTGGATCCGGGTCGAGGACGTGCCCGAGATCTGGGAGCGGCTGGAGGCCGTCGGCCTGTCCACCACCGAGGCCTGCGGTGACACCCCTCGTGTGATCATCGGCTCGCCCGTCGCCGGGATCGCCGCGGACGAGATCATCGACGGCACACCCGCGATGGAGGAGATCCAGCGGCGGATCATCGGCAACAAGGACTTCTCGAACCTGCCCCGCAAGTTCAAGTCGGCGATCTCCGGCTCGCCACTGCTCGACGTGGCGCACGAGATCAACGACATCGCGTTCGTCGGTGTCCGCCACCCCGAACACGGCCCCGGCTTCGACCTGTGGGTCGGCGGCGGTCTGTCCACCAACCCGAAGATCGGGCAGCGGCTCGGCGCGTGGGTGCCGCTGGACGAGGTCGCGGACGTGTACGAGGGCGTCATCTCGATCTTCCGTGACTACGGCTACCGGCGGCTGCGCACCCGTGCCCGGCTGAAGTTCCTGCTCGCCGACTGGGGCACGGAGAAGTTCCGCCAGGTCCTTCAGGACGAGTACCTCAAGCGCGAGCTCGTCGACGGACCGGCGCCCGACCAGCCGGTGGCGCGCTGGCGCGACCACGTGGGAGTGCACCCGCAGAACGACGGCCGGTACTACGTCGGGTTCGCCCCGCGCGTCGGCCGCGTGGACGGCACGACACTGACGAAGATCGCCGATCTCGCCGAGGCGCACGGCTCCGGCCGGGTCGCCACCACCGTCGAGCAGAAGATGATCGTGCTCGACGTCACCCAGGAGCAGGTCGACTCGCTCGTCGCGGGCCTGGAGGCGCTGGACCTCACGGTCAACCCGTCGCCGTTCCGGCGCGGCACCATGGCCTGCACCGGCATCGAGTACTGCAAGCTCGCCATCGTCGAGACCAAGGCGCGCGGTTCCCTGCTGATCGACGAACTGGAGCGCCGTATCCCGGAGTTCGACGAGCCGATCACCATCAACATCAACGGCTGCCCGAACGCCTGCGCGCGTATCCAGGTGGCGGACATCGGTCTCAAGGGACAGCTCGTCCTGAACGACGCGGGCGAACAGGTCGAGGGCTACCAGGTGCACCTGGGCGGCGCACTCGGCCTTGAGGCCGGGTTCGGCCGCAAGGTACGCGGCCTGAAGGTCACCTCCGACGAACTCCCCGACTACGTCGAGCGCGTGCTCAAGCGGTTCCAGGACGAGCGCGAGGACGGCGAGCGCTTCGCCGCCTGGGTCACCCGTGCTTCTGAGGAGGCTCTGTCGTGA
- the cysC gene encoding adenylyl-sulfate kinase, protein MTTGATGATVWLTGLPSAGKTTIAYELAGRLREDGHLVEVLDGDEIREFLTADLGFSRADRHTNVQRIGFLADLLARNGVHALVPVIAPYADSREAVRKRHAASGAAYVEVHVATPVEVCSERDVKGLYAKQAAGEISGLTGVDDPYEAPETPDLRIESQDQTVQESAALVHKLLTERGLA, encoded by the coding sequence GTGACGACCGGAGCCACCGGAGCCACCGTCTGGCTCACGGGTCTGCCGAGTGCCGGCAAGACCACCATCGCCTACGAGCTGGCGGGCCGGCTGCGCGAGGACGGCCACCTCGTGGAGGTCCTCGACGGCGACGAGATCCGCGAGTTCCTCACCGCGGACCTGGGCTTCAGCCGCGCCGACCGGCACACCAACGTGCAGCGCATCGGCTTCCTCGCCGACCTGCTCGCCCGTAACGGCGTCCATGCGCTCGTGCCGGTCATCGCGCCCTACGCCGACAGCCGCGAGGCGGTCCGCAAGCGTCACGCGGCGAGCGGTGCCGCGTACGTCGAGGTGCATGTGGCGACGCCGGTCGAGGTGTGCTCCGAACGCGATGTGAAGGGTCTGTACGCCAAGCAGGCGGCCGGGGAGATCTCCGGGCTGACCGGTGTCGACGACCCCTACGAGGCCCCCGAGACCCCGGATCTGCGCATCGAGTCGCAGGACCAGACGGTCCAGGAGTCCGCGGCGCTGGTCCACAAGCTGCTCACCGAGAGGGGTCTGGCATGA
- the cysD gene encoding sulfate adenylyltransferase subunit CysD has protein sequence MTTTVAAVPGETGTPYTLSHLDALESEAVHIFREVAGEFERPVILFSGGKDSIVMLHLALKAFAPAAVPFTLLHVDTGHNFPEVLEYRDRTVAEHGLRLHVASVQDYIDRGVLKERPDGTRNPLQTVPLTEKIQAEKFDAVFGGGRRDEEKARAKERVFSLRDEFSQWDPRRQRPELWNLYNGRHAPGEHVRVFPLSNWTELDVWQYIAREGIALPQIYFAHEREVFQRAGMWLTAGEWGGPKDGETVEKRQVRYRTVGDMSCTGAVDSDATTLDAVITEIAASRLTERGATRADDKMSEAAMEDRKREGYF, from the coding sequence ATGACGACGACCGTCGCGGCCGTCCCCGGGGAGACCGGCACCCCGTACACGCTGTCCCACCTGGACGCGCTGGAGTCCGAGGCCGTCCACATCTTCCGTGAGGTGGCGGGTGAGTTCGAGCGGCCGGTGATCCTGTTCTCCGGCGGCAAGGACTCCATCGTCATGCTGCACCTCGCGCTGAAGGCGTTCGCCCCGGCGGCGGTCCCCTTCACGCTGCTGCACGTCGACACCGGACACAACTTCCCCGAGGTCCTGGAGTACCGCGACCGCACCGTCGCCGAGCACGGACTGCGCCTGCACGTCGCCTCCGTACAGGACTACATCGACCGCGGAGTGCTCAAGGAACGCCCCGACGGCACCCGCAACCCCCTCCAGACCGTGCCGCTGACGGAGAAGATCCAGGCGGAGAAGTTCGACGCCGTCTTCGGCGGCGGACGACGCGACGAGGAGAAGGCACGCGCCAAGGAACGGGTCTTCTCACTGCGGGACGAGTTCTCCCAGTGGGACCCCCGCCGTCAGCGCCCCGAGCTGTGGAACCTCTACAACGGCCGCCACGCGCCCGGCGAGCACGTCCGCGTGTTCCCACTGTCCAACTGGACCGAGCTGGACGTCTGGCAGTACATCGCCCGCGAGGGCATCGCACTCCCCCAGATCTACTTCGCGCACGAGCGCGAGGTGTTCCAGCGGGCCGGCATGTGGCTGACCGCAGGCGAGTGGGGCGGCCCCAAGGACGGCGAGACCGTCGAGAAGCGGCAGGTGCGGTACCGGACGGTCGGTGACATGTCCTGCACGGGTGCCGTCGACTCCGACGCGACCACGCTGGACGCCGTGATCACCGAGATCGCCGCCTCCCGGCTCACCGAGCGGGGCGCGACCCGTGCCGACGACAAGATGTCCGAGGCCGCGATGGAAGACCGTAAGCGCGAGGGGTACTTCTAA
- a CDS encoding aliphatic sulfonate ABC transporter substrate-binding protein — protein sequence MPAHRSAAFRRTFAALTALPLLALAACGYGSQSTEAKTDKVAAGAEKIDGLDTVNIGYFGNLTHATALVGIQKGFFQKELGATKAKYTTFNAGPSEIEALNGGSIDIGWIGPSPAINGYTKADGANLRIIGGSASGGVKLVVNPDKIKSLKDVKGKKIATPQLGNTQDVAFLNWIAEQGWKVDANTGKGDVSVVRTENSVAPDAYKSGAIDGAWVPEPTASKLVAEGAKVLLDEADLWPDKKFVITNIIVRQEFLKEHPDVVEAVLRGSVKTNAFIGSNADEAKAAANAQLKADSGKELPADVLDPAWKSIQFINDPLASTLQTEADHAVKAGLLEDPKLDGIYDLTLLNKVLKAEGDDEVDDAGLGVK from the coding sequence GTGCCTGCACACCGCTCCGCTGCTTTCCGGCGTACCTTCGCGGCCCTCACCGCACTCCCGCTGCTGGCCCTGGCCGCCTGCGGCTACGGCTCCCAGTCCACGGAGGCCAAGACCGACAAGGTCGCCGCCGGCGCCGAGAAGATCGACGGTCTCGACACCGTCAACATCGGCTACTTCGGCAACCTCACCCACGCCACCGCTCTCGTCGGCATCCAGAAGGGCTTCTTCCAGAAGGAGCTCGGCGCCACCAAGGCGAAGTACACGACCTTCAACGCGGGCCCGTCCGAGATCGAGGCCCTCAACGGCGGCTCCATCGACATCGGCTGGATCGGCCCCTCCCCGGCGATCAACGGCTACACCAAGGCGGACGGCGCCAACCTGCGCATCATCGGCGGTTCGGCCTCCGGCGGTGTGAAGCTCGTCGTCAACCCGGACAAGATCAAGTCGCTGAAGGACGTCAAGGGCAAGAAGATCGCCACCCCGCAGCTCGGCAACACGCAGGACGTGGCGTTCCTCAACTGGATCGCGGAGCAGGGCTGGAAGGTCGACGCGAACACCGGCAAGGGCGATGTGTCCGTGGTCCGCACGGAGAACTCCGTCGCCCCGGACGCCTACAAGTCCGGTGCCATCGACGGCGCCTGGGTGCCGGAGCCGACCGCGTCCAAGCTGGTCGCCGAGGGCGCGAAGGTGCTGCTGGACGAGGCCGACCTGTGGCCGGACAAGAAGTTCGTGATCACGAACATCATCGTGCGCCAGGAGTTCCTGAAGGAGCACCCGGACGTCGTCGAGGCCGTGCTGCGCGGCTCGGTCAAGACCAACGCGTTCATCGGCTCCAACGCGGACGAGGCGAAGGCCGCGGCGAACGCCCAGCTCAAGGCCGACTCCGGCAAGGAGCTGCCGGCGGACGTGCTCGACCCGGCGTGGAAGTCCATCCAGTTCATCAACGACCCGCTGGCGTCCACCCTGCAGACCGAGGCGGACCACGCGGTCAAGGCCGGGCTGCTGGAGGACCCGAAGCTCGACGGGATCTACGACCTGACGCTGCTCAACAAGGTCCTCAAGGCCGAGGGCGACGACGAGGTCGACGACGCCGGTCTCGGCGTCAAGTAA
- a CDS encoding putative leader peptide, whose amino-acid sequence MSGTGIALVSRRHVDLGRMSSAICPVS is encoded by the coding sequence ATGTCTGGAACTGGAATTGCCTTGGTGAGTCGGCGCCACGTCGACCTCGGCCGCATGTCCAGCGCCATCTGTCCGGTGAGCTGA